A genome region from Flavobacterium sp. includes the following:
- a CDS encoding PKD domain-containing protein produces the protein MKPQLSIFLILFSIFSIGQTKVKDTITRRANIGFIQNGNAVNFKPETPPLIPIAGAPKPSYSYLWELGDGHYSKEAEPKHVYKNKGTYTTRLAVTNNYDNGKPPATRPKKVAVNDITDTNYKDIASIADQNGFAILKNCDPIPEQEMVVVVSYQNLENYVSNGKLYLFYNEKQFKHNNFELSDFRTYANEREVKENLVASVDDLDDSNNFVASAENNFKLKKYRNTTTEEDLDDSLLDAHKTYHNVSVLEFDDANPGETRNVFYTFKTTPEMIKDTSATVTMRGIFVPNRSYKNHKIKNLEMEIVTSHDPNKMGSNGRFMNYRLVRFKRVNFKTRFQNNGEGPARKIRLETDVPDMFDKKTFQIESMYPECPICPKGEEPTVSCLDTIIKQKQIIFTFKNIYLPGTEQKNVKEKDSTKGFVKYSMKFGEDFHKVKTKSRTSIIFDKNEPIITNYATTRFLPGISIGVKAGYNFYPDLDKSTSYFLGATLSPFKSYRFYWQVEWVNALNQYNSAINVVDQINTNANGVRQLIRTTTATENKNINWEVPVLIRYNINNYIGVGAGIQANINVSSEQNQSIQTDTYEGDKESFLISSVMSSNKIKNTFTDVKTGLLFDLTAGFARIGPSLGARYVINFEQNFNYFQVYGIWKF, from the coding sequence ATGAAACCACAACTGTCTATTTTCTTGATTCTATTTTCGATTTTTTCAATAGGACAAACCAAAGTAAAAGACACCATAACCCGAAGAGCCAATATTGGTTTTATCCAAAACGGAAATGCTGTAAATTTTAAACCCGAAACGCCGCCGCTGATTCCAATTGCGGGTGCGCCAAAACCAAGTTATTCTTATTTATGGGAACTCGGCGACGGGCATTACAGCAAAGAAGCAGAACCAAAACATGTTTACAAAAACAAAGGAACTTACACGACAAGACTTGCTGTAACCAACAATTACGACAACGGAAAACCTCCGGCAACTCGCCCGAAGAAAGTTGCTGTAAATGATATTACAGACACTAATTATAAAGACATTGCTTCGATTGCAGATCAAAATGGTTTTGCGATTTTAAAAAACTGCGATCCTATTCCGGAACAGGAAATGGTAGTCGTAGTAAGTTATCAAAATCTGGAGAATTATGTTTCTAACGGAAAGCTGTATTTATTTTATAATGAGAAACAATTTAAACATAATAACTTCGAATTAAGTGACTTTAGAACGTATGCAAACGAACGCGAAGTAAAAGAAAATTTAGTCGCTTCGGTCGATGATCTTGACGATTCGAATAATTTTGTGGCTTCCGCCGAAAACAATTTCAAACTTAAAAAATACCGAAATACAACTACCGAAGAAGATCTTGACGATTCGCTTTTAGACGCTCATAAAACGTATCATAATGTTTCGGTTTTAGAATTTGATGATGCCAATCCAGGAGAAACACGCAATGTTTTTTATACGTTTAAAACAACGCCCGAAATGATAAAAGATACGAGCGCAACAGTTACGATGCGTGGTATTTTTGTTCCGAATCGAAGTTATAAAAACCATAAGATTAAAAACCTAGAAATGGAAATCGTTACGTCTCACGATCCGAATAAAATGGGTTCTAACGGACGTTTTATGAATTACAGATTAGTTCGTTTTAAAAGAGTGAATTTTAAAACCCGTTTTCAGAATAATGGCGAAGGTCCGGCGAGAAAAATTCGTTTAGAAACTGATGTTCCGGATATGTTTGACAAAAAAACTTTCCAGATCGAAAGCATGTATCCAGAATGTCCCATTTGTCCAAAAGGAGAAGAACCAACCGTGAGTTGTCTCGATACAATTATCAAACAAAAACAGATAATTTTTACCTTTAAGAATATTTATCTTCCGGGAACGGAGCAAAAAAATGTAAAAGAAAAAGATTCAACAAAAGGCTTCGTAAAATATTCGATGAAGTTTGGCGAAGATTTCCATAAAGTAAAAACCAAAAGCCGGACTTCGATTATTTTCGATAAAAATGAACCTATTATTACTAATTATGCTACTACTCGATTCCTGCCGGGAATTTCAATTGGTGTAAAAGCGGGTTACAACTTTTATCCTGATTTAGACAAATCAACAAGTTATTTTTTGGGTGCGACACTTTCGCCTTTTAAATCGTATCGTTTTTACTGGCAGGTCGAATGGGTAAATGCTTTAAACCAATATAATAGTGCCATAAATGTTGTCGATCAAATAAATACAAATGCAAACGGAGTCAGACAGTTAATCCGTACGACAACGGCAACAGAAAATAAAAATATCAATTGGGAAGTTCCTGTTTTGATTCGATATAACATCAATAATTATATCGGAGTTGGAGCCGGAATTCAGGCGAACATTAATGTTTCTTCTGAACAGAATCAAAGCATACAAACTGACACTTATGAAGGCGATAAAGAATCGTTTTTAATAAGTTCTGTTATGAGTTCTAATAAGATTAAAAACACTTTTACTGATGTAAAAACCGGTCTCTTATTTGATTTAACGGCTGGTTTTGCCAGAATAGGACCAAGTTTAGGCGCGCGTTATGTGATTAATTTTGAACAGAATTTTAATTATTTTCAGGTTTATGGAATATGGAAGTTTTAG
- a CDS encoding sigma-70 family RNA polymerase sigma factor — MSKTKVHPDQMYIDGLAANNSAVIQSIYKKFVPKVVLFIMNNSGDRDQAQDVVQEVLILLFNQAKANSLQLTCPFDAYFFLLCKRKWLNELKKTSNKGVTIIEDVLSINESAGELIGQTEEFDEKQQLFETMFQKLGDKCKELLKLSFEIKSMEEVAEKLNVTYGYVRKKKSLCIGQLTQWIQEAKNFNSLKNN, encoded by the coding sequence ATGAGTAAAACTAAAGTGCATCCTGACCAAATGTATATTGACGGACTTGCCGCAAACAATTCGGCAGTCATTCAGTCTATTTATAAAAAGTTCGTTCCTAAAGTCGTTTTGTTCATCATGAACAATTCCGGCGATAGAGATCAGGCTCAGGATGTTGTTCAGGAAGTTTTGATTTTGCTTTTTAATCAGGCCAAAGCCAATTCGCTGCAGTTAACCTGTCCGTTTGATGCGTACTTTTTTCTTTTGTGTAAAAGAAAATGGCTGAACGAACTGAAAAAAACATCCAACAAAGGGGTAACAATTATTGAAGATGTTTTATCTATCAATGAATCTGCAGGTGAGCTTATTGGACAAACCGAAGAATTTGATGAAAAACAACAGCTTTTTGAGACTATGTTCCAAAAATTAGGAGATAAATGCAAAGAGTTATTAAAGCTGAGTTTTGAAATTAAATCGATGGAAGAAGTGGCCGAAAAACTAAACGTAACATACGGATATGTACGTAAAAAAAAGTCGCTTTGTATTGGCCAGTTAACGCAGTGGATTCAGGAAGCAAAAAACTTTAATTCTTTAAAAAACAATTAG
- a CDS encoding tetratricopeptide repeat protein: MNEERYILFDEYLQGELTIEGKNDFERQLLEDPEFASQFEIFKDVQFQLANKFGIEQERQAFKENLTQISEQHFGKKTKVIGLKPWYLAVAASVAVLFGLFFFNYNQNPVFADYNNPEQASFTVRGTVDETLKKAETAYNKKTYNKAIPLFEAVLEKQKTAEIQFFYGVSLLEESHYLKAEAVFNQLKAGSSAYKEKAVWYLALSKLKQKDYEACKQILESISEDYEGYDQVEELLHQLD; encoded by the coding sequence ATGAACGAAGAACGCTATATATTATTTGATGAATATCTTCAGGGTGAATTAACGATTGAGGGCAAAAATGATTTTGAAAGACAATTGTTAGAAGATCCTGAATTTGCTTCGCAGTTTGAGATTTTCAAAGATGTGCAGTTTCAATTGGCAAATAAATTCGGAATTGAACAGGAAAGACAAGCCTTTAAAGAGAATTTAACTCAAATTTCAGAACAGCATTTCGGCAAAAAAACAAAAGTTATTGGTTTAAAGCCTTGGTATTTAGCGGTTGCGGCTTCGGTTGCGGTTTTATTCGGACTATTCTTTTTCAATTACAACCAAAATCCTGTTTTTGCAGATTATAATAATCCCGAACAAGCTTCTTTTACAGTAAGAGGAACCGTTGATGAAACTTTAAAAAAAGCCGAAACTGCTTATAATAAAAAGACATATAATAAAGCAATTCCGCTTTTTGAAGCCGTTTTAGAAAAACAAAAAACAGCCGAAATTCAGTTTTTTTATGGTGTTTCACTTTTAGAAGAAAGCCATTATTTAAAAGCCGAAGCTGTTTTTAATCAATTAAAAGCAGGAAGTTCTGCCTATAAAGAAAAAGCTGTTTGGTATCTGGCTTTATCTAAACTAAAACAAAAAGATTACGAAGCCTGCAAACAAATTCTCGAAAGTATTTCTGAAGATTACGAAGGATATGATCAGGTTGAAGAACTTTTGCATCAGCTGGATTAG
- a CDS encoding TatD family hydrolase — translation MNSTSIITDTHTHLYSEEFDQDRDEMIQRAIDAGITRFFIPAIDAAATQSMYDLEKNYPDNIFLMMGLHPTYVKDNYEEELAHVETELSKRKFYAVGEIGIDLYWDKTHLKEQQIAFKRQIQLAKQYKLPIVIHCREAFDEIFEILEEEKSEDLFGIFHCFSGTLLQAQQAISYNMKLGIGGVVTFKNGKIDQFLNQIDLKHIVLETDSPYLAPIPYRGKRNESSYLVNVISKLAAIYEVSENEIAAITTQNSKDVFGI, via the coding sequence TTGAATTCAACATCTATTATTACCGATACACACACACATTTATATTCTGAAGAGTTTGATCAGGATCGTGACGAAATGATTCAACGTGCCATTGATGCCGGAATTACACGTTTTTTTATTCCTGCAATCGACGCCGCGGCGACACAATCGATGTACGATTTAGAGAAAAACTATCCCGATAATATTTTCCTGATGATGGGTTTGCATCCCACTTACGTGAAAGATAATTACGAGGAAGAATTAGCACATGTTGAAACCGAATTATCAAAAAGAAAATTCTACGCTGTAGGCGAAATCGGAATCGATTTGTATTGGGATAAAACACATTTAAAAGAACAGCAAATTGCTTTTAAAAGACAAATTCAATTGGCAAAACAATACAAATTGCCCATTGTAATTCATTGCCGTGAAGCTTTTGATGAAATCTTTGAAATTTTGGAAGAAGAAAAATCTGAAGATTTATTTGGGATTTTTCATTGTTTTTCCGGAACTTTATTACAAGCCCAACAAGCGATTTCTTACAATATGAAATTAGGAATTGGCGGCGTGGTAACATTCAAGAACGGAAAAATAGATCAGTTTTTAAACCAAATCGATTTAAAACATATTGTGCTTGAAACAGATTCGCCTTATTTAGCGCCAATTCCGTATAGAGGAAAACGAAATGAGAGCAGTTATTTAGTAAATGTAATTTCAAAACTGGCAGCTATTTATGAAGTTTCTGAGAATGAAATCGCAGCAATAACAACCCAAAATTCAAAAGACGTTTTTGGGATTTAA
- a CDS encoding 1-acyl-sn-glycerol-3-phosphate acyltransferase, translating into MQKFDAIRPFYDSEINEALHDVVNHPMMKTMMNFTFPEVEDEVWKDQLKKTHSIRDFQCNFIYHTIQKVLEKSSEGLTTSGFEKLEPNTSYLFISNHRDILLDTTLLNVCLFEHGLVMTASAIGDNLVKKAFLATLAKLNRNFLVLRGLSPREMLQSSKLLSEYMGQLLLRENRSVWIAQKEGRTKDGNDETNPGVLKMIGMASDEEDLMNYFKKLKIVPVSISYEYDPTDMLKMPQLMAEANNEVYVKDKNEDFMNIISGIMGTKKRIHISVGDVLDTEIDQIVAENDNANKQVLALAQTIDDIILKNYQLWPTNFIAYDILNETDRFADKYKESEKQLFERRLEMRIGSDNPVTRQGFLAMYANPVVNKLKYQDVI; encoded by the coding sequence ATGCAGAAATTTGATGCCATTCGACCGTTTTATGATTCCGAAATAAATGAAGCACTTCATGATGTTGTAAATCATCCAATGATGAAAACCATGATGAATTTCACCTTTCCGGAAGTAGAAGATGAGGTTTGGAAGGATCAGCTTAAGAAAACACATTCGATTCGTGATTTTCAATGCAATTTTATTTATCACACCATACAAAAGGTTTTAGAGAAAAGCTCAGAAGGGCTTACAACTTCAGGTTTTGAAAAACTGGAACCCAATACTTCTTATTTGTTTATCTCAAATCACAGAGACATTCTACTAGATACTACTTTGCTTAATGTTTGTTTGTTCGAACATGGTTTGGTTATGACAGCATCTGCAATTGGAGATAATTTAGTGAAGAAAGCTTTTTTGGCAACATTGGCAAAACTAAATAGAAACTTTTTGGTTTTAAGAGGATTATCTCCTCGAGAAATGCTGCAAAGTTCTAAATTGCTTTCAGAATATATGGGACAATTATTACTTCGCGAAAATCGTTCGGTTTGGATTGCCCAGAAAGAAGGAAGAACCAAAGACGGAAATGATGAAACCAATCCTGGAGTTTTAAAAATGATTGGAATGGCTTCTGATGAAGAAGATTTAATGAATTATTTTAAGAAATTAAAAATAGTTCCGGTTTCTATTTCATACGAATATGACCCGACTGATATGTTGAAAATGCCGCAATTAATGGCAGAAGCCAACAACGAAGTTTATGTAAAAGATAAAAACGAAGATTTCATGAATATCATTAGCGGTATCATGGGAACTAAGAAAAGAATTCATATTTCTGTCGGCGATGTTCTGGATACAGAAATCGACCAGATTGTAGCTGAAAACGACAATGCAAACAAACAAGTTTTGGCACTGGCACAGACTATCGATGATATTATTCTGAAAAACTACCAATTATGGCCGACTAATTTTATTGCTTATGACATTTTAAACGAAACGGACCGATTTGCTGACAAATATAAAGAAAGCGAAAAGCAGCTTTTTGAGCGTCGTTTAGAAATGCGTATCGGAAGCGATAATCCAGTTACCAGACAAGGATTTTTGGCCATGTACGCCAATCCGGTTGTCAATAAATTAAAATACCAAGATGTCATCTAA
- a CDS encoding asparaginase, giving the protein MSSKAKILLIYTGGTIGMSKDFETGALKAFNFSKLIQKIPEIKQLDCEIESVSFENPIDSSNMNPKMWTKIATIIEENYTSYDGFVVLHGSDTMSYSASALSFMLENLSKPVVFTGSQLPIGDLRTDAKENLITAIQIASLQENGKPVINEVSLYFEYKLYRGNRTSKVNAEHFRAFTAPNYPELVESGVHLKLNSHLFLPINKDAKLIVHKNLDNHVAIIKMFPGMSEVVLASILATPGLRGIVLETYGSGNAPTEDWFLNLIEKAIKSGMHIVNVTQCSGGSVNMGQYETSTALKSLGVISGKDITTEAAITKLMYLLGHNIPQNEFKDIFETALRGEISL; this is encoded by the coding sequence ATGTCATCTAAAGCTAAAATACTTTTGATTTATACCGGAGGAACCATCGGTATGAGCAAAGACTTTGAAACAGGAGCGCTTAAAGCATTCAACTTTAGTAAATTAATACAGAAGATTCCCGAAATCAAACAATTAGATTGTGAAATCGAATCGGTTTCTTTTGAAAATCCTATAGATTCATCTAACATGAATCCAAAAATGTGGACAAAAATTGCCACAATTATTGAGGAAAATTACACTTCTTATGACGGTTTTGTGGTTCTTCACGGATCAGATACGATGTCATATTCGGCTTCGGCATTGAGTTTTATGCTGGAGAATTTATCAAAACCAGTTGTTTTTACCGGATCTCAGTTACCAATTGGGGATTTGCGTACCGATGCCAAAGAAAACCTAATTACAGCGATTCAAATAGCTTCTCTTCAGGAAAATGGAAAACCTGTTATTAATGAAGTTTCTCTTTATTTTGAATATAAATTATACCGAGGAAACCGAACTTCAAAAGTAAATGCAGAACATTTTAGAGCTTTTACAGCGCCAAATTATCCTGAATTGGTAGAATCTGGCGTTCATTTAAAATTAAATTCACATTTATTTCTTCCAATAAATAAAGATGCTAAACTGATTGTTCACAAAAACTTAGACAATCACGTTGCGATTATAAAAATGTTTCCGGGAATGAGCGAAGTGGTTTTGGCTTCAATCTTGGCAACTCCGGGTTTGCGCGGAATTGTTTTAGAAACGTACGGTTCAGGAAACGCTCCAACCGAAGATTGGTTTTTAAACTTAATAGAAAAAGCAATCAAATCCGGAATGCATATCGTAAACGTAACGCAATGTTCAGGCGGAAGCGTAAATATGGGACAATACGAAACAAGTACGGCTTTAAAATCGCTTGGAGTTATTTCTGGAAAAGATATTACTACAGAAGCTGCAATTACAAAATTGATGTACTTGCTTGGACATAATATTCCACAAAACGAGTTTAAAGATATTTTTGAAACTGCGCTTCGCGGGGAAATCTCGCTATAA
- a CDS encoding MFS transporter: protein MFKALKSRNFKLFFYGQSVSVIGTWLQKTAVSWMVYSVTGSVFLLGLATFLSMIPSLFLAPLAGSIIGRYDRHKAMLFLQSMAMLQAGLLALLIYLKIYNINFILALSLFQGIINAFDMTCRQTMMIDIVDNKDDLSNAVALNSTLNNFARIAGPALAGIILHNYGEDICFMGNFLSYIPVLISLLMMKITPHIKAVDKFKMLEDFIEGFDYVKKETEMARMLLMLMCSSLFVISFNTLMPVFAKDIFSGNAQTFSWFESAAGIGSILSAIYLANLKKSDNMSKIMISASLLLGFSIIILAYSNNLTIALICMALSGIGMMAQTSSINIYVQTQSAVNMRSRSISYYLMAYQGMIPVGSLIIGYVSHIIGTRNTVAIQGIICIISVIVYMYYKKHKSAEELETCPVEYRNSKF, encoded by the coding sequence ATGTTCAAGGCTTTAAAATCAAGAAATTTCAAATTATTCTTTTACGGACAATCTGTTTCAGTAATTGGAACGTGGCTGCAAAAAACTGCCGTAAGCTGGATGGTTTACAGCGTAACCGGATCTGTGTTTTTACTCGGACTGGCCACTTTTTTGAGTATGATTCCGTCCTTATTTCTTGCCCCGTTGGCCGGAAGTATTATCGGAAGATACGACAGACATAAAGCCATGCTTTTTTTACAATCTATGGCAATGCTGCAGGCGGGACTTTTAGCTTTATTGATTTATCTGAAAATTTACAACATCAACTTTATTCTGGCACTAAGTCTTTTTCAGGGAATTATTAATGCATTTGATATGACTTGCCGACAAACCATGATGATCGATATTGTTGACAATAAAGATGATTTATCAAATGCTGTAGCACTAAATTCAACTTTAAATAATTTCGCCAGAATTGCCGGACCTGCATTGGCTGGTATTATTTTGCATAACTACGGCGAAGACATTTGTTTCATGGGGAACTTCTTAAGCTATATTCCGGTTTTAATTTCTTTACTAATGATGAAAATCACACCGCACATTAAAGCCGTTGATAAATTTAAAATGCTTGAAGATTTTATCGAAGGTTTTGATTATGTGAAAAAAGAAACCGAAATGGCCAGAATGCTTTTAATGCTTATGTGCAGCAGTTTGTTTGTTATTTCTTTTAATACTTTAATGCCTGTTTTTGCTAAAGATATTTTTAGCGGAAATGCTCAAACCTTCAGCTGGTTCGAAAGTGCCGCGGGTATTGGCTCGATCTTATCAGCTATTTATTTGGCAAACTTGAAAAAATCCGACAATATGAGCAAAATAATGATCTCTGCAAGCCTTTTATTGGGTTTTAGTATTATTATACTAGCTTACTCAAATAATTTAACCATAGCGCTTATTTGTATGGCTCTGAGCGGTATAGGAATGATGGCACAAACCTCATCTATAAATATTTACGTTCAAACCCAAAGTGCTGTTAATATGAGATCCAGAAGTATTAGTTATTATTTAATGGCTTATCAGGGAATGATTCCTGTGGGAAGTTTAATTATTGGATACGTTTCTCATATCATCGGAACCAGAAATACGGTTGCCATTCAGGGAATTATCTGCATTATTTCTGTTATTGTTTATATGTATTACAAAAAACATAAATCTGCTGAGGAGTTAGAGACTTGCCCAGTTGAATATAGAAATTCTAAGTTTTAA
- a CDS encoding LysR substrate-binding domain-containing protein: MEIYQLEYFIKTAEVLHFTKAAELCFVTQSGLSQQIKKLEEELGLPLFKRIGKKVQLTEAGSVFLIHAKKVVENVENGKQAIEDLNEMIGGELRIGVTYIFGLLILPIVNTFAKKYQNLKIVVEYGTTEALEQKLLDNQLDVVLVISSHEIEPPIQKVPLFTSYMVLAVSKDHPLVDLDKIAFKKIEEIPLVLPGKGSNSREFVEELFMKFNMKPKISIELHSIHALLQMVENSDWATIVAEKALKGWDQLKAIQITGVATKRESFMLTIEGYQKKAVKIFMEEFRKSI, translated from the coding sequence ATGGAAATTTATCAACTTGAATATTTTATTAAAACGGCTGAGGTATTGCATTTTACCAAAGCTGCAGAATTGTGTTTTGTAACACAATCAGGACTTTCGCAGCAAATTAAAAAACTGGAAGAAGAGCTTGGACTGCCTTTGTTTAAAAGAATTGGTAAAAAAGTACAGCTTACAGAAGCCGGTTCTGTTTTTTTGATTCACGCCAAAAAAGTGGTCGAAAATGTAGAAAACGGAAAACAGGCAATCGAAGATTTAAACGAAATGATTGGAGGTGAACTACGAATTGGTGTAACGTATATTTTTGGTTTATTGATTCTTCCGATTGTGAATACATTTGCTAAAAAATATCAAAATCTAAAAATTGTTGTTGAATACGGAACGACAGAAGCTTTAGAACAAAAACTTCTTGACAACCAGTTAGATGTGGTTTTGGTTATTTCGTCTCATGAAATTGAACCGCCAATTCAGAAAGTTCCTTTGTTTACGTCGTATATGGTTTTGGCAGTTTCAAAGGACCATCCATTAGTAGATTTGGATAAAATAGCTTTTAAAAAAATTGAGGAAATTCCATTGGTATTGCCGGGAAAAGGATCAAACTCAAGAGAATTTGTAGAAGAATTATTTATGAAATTCAATATGAAACCCAAAATCTCAATAGAATTGCATTCGATACACGCATTACTGCAAATGGTAGAAAACAGCGATTGGGCCACTATTGTAGCAGAAAAGGCTTTAAAAGGCTGGGATCAGCTTAAAGCGATACAAATTACGGGTGTTGCTACTAAACGAGAATCTTTTATGTTAACAATTGAAGGTTACCAAAAGAAAGCCGTTAAAATATTTATGGAAGAATTTCGGAAAAGCATTTAA
- a CDS encoding transposase: MMSQKFQNKYRISSARLQNWDYGANGTYFITICTQYREHFFGEIIEARLIASQLGILAEKYWLQIPEHFPYVELGNFVIMPNHVHGILIIDKNASISVETRLIASLSQTINKTGGISGDKNPMLQDNISRIIRWYKGRCSFEMRKLHADFGWQSRFHDHIIRNEKSFDTIQNYIENNPINWNKDKFCGK, encoded by the coding sequence ATGATGTCTCAAAAATTTCAAAATAAATATCGCATTTCATCAGCTCGATTGCAAAATTGGGATTATGGTGCAAATGGGACTTATTTTATTACAATTTGTACTCAATACAGAGAACATTTTTTTGGCGAAATCATAGAGGCGCGATTAATCGCATCTCAATTAGGAATATTGGCAGAAAAATATTGGCTGCAAATTCCTGAACATTTTCCGTATGTAGAATTGGGTAATTTTGTAATTATGCCTAATCATGTACATGGGATTTTGATTATTGATAAAAATGCATCGATTTCCGTAGAGACGCGATTAATCGCGTCTCTATCCCAAACAATAAATAAAACAGGTGGTATTTCAGGGGATAAAAATCCGATGCTGCAGGACAATATTTCACGAATTATAAGATGGTATAAAGGAAGATGTTCCTTTGAAATGAGAAAATTGCATGCCGATTTTGGCTGGCAATCGCGTTTTCATGATCATATTATCAGAAATGAAAAATCGTTTGATACCATACAAAATTATATAGAAAACAATCCGATCAATTGGAATAAAGATAAATTTTGTGGAAAATGA
- a CDS encoding SGNH/GDSL hydrolase family protein yields MKPKFKQIVTVILSAFLLSCSPEESSSETPVSPAPVTPPTTQIPTTPISKTINYLALGDSYTIGQSVCETCRYPEQLKTSLKAIYPETSFSLRVIATTGWTTNNLLTAIKEQNPDSNYDLVTLLIGVNNQYQGRDFSMYEKEFPELVTKAIALAKGDKKNVVVLSIPDYAYTSFGMMFGTNGRMKITEEINKYNTFAENYCMMNGVTFVSITDITRNGLVNTSLVASDGLHPSESAYAMFVERILPKVKVALQD; encoded by the coding sequence ATGAAGCCTAAGTTCAAACAAATAGTTACCGTTATTCTTTCAGCATTTTTATTAAGCTGCAGCCCCGAAGAATCATCTTCTGAAACGCCAGTTTCACCTGCGCCTGTAACGCCTCCAACAACACAAATTCCCACAACTCCTATTTCTAAAACCATAAATTATCTGGCTTTAGGAGACAGTTATACTATTGGTCAAAGTGTTTGCGAAACCTGCCGATATCCCGAACAGCTCAAAACAAGCTTAAAAGCGATTTATCCGGAAACTAGTTTTTCATTAAGAGTAATTGCCACAACCGGCTGGACAACCAATAATTTACTTACTGCAATAAAAGAACAAAATCCAGATTCAAATTATGATTTGGTAACGCTTTTAATTGGCGTAAACAATCAATATCAGGGAAGAGATTTTTCTATGTACGAAAAAGAATTTCCCGAATTGGTTACCAAAGCAATTGCATTGGCAAAAGGCGATAAAAAAAATGTAGTTGTACTTTCGATTCCAGATTATGCTTATACTTCTTTCGGAATGATGTTTGGAACAAATGGAAGAATGAAAATCACCGAAGAAATAAACAAATACAACACATTTGCCGAAAACTACTGTATGATGAATGGTGTAACTTTTGTTTCGATTACAGATATCACAAGAAACGGATTAGTCAACACAAGTCTTGTTGCTTCTGATGGCCTGCATCCTTCTGAATCTGCTTATGCAATGTTTGTTGAAAGGATTTTGCCTAAAGTGAAAGTGGCGCTGCAGGATTAA
- a CDS encoding DUF3050 domain-containing protein encodes MNIETINNSIQPQKEQLLKHSLYSKIQTIDDLHSFLENHVFAVWDFMSLLKALQAKLTCTTTPWFATKNPETRYLINEIVLAEETDLSIDGRRQSHYEMYLEAMEDCGADTTEINKFLDSVNSLHNIFVAIKQSSLHPEIKAFLDFTFRVIEEGKPHQIAAAFTFGREDLIPSMFTEILKNFQKNLPDTDLSKLLYYFERHIELDADEHGPMAMQMITDLCEDDTQKWKEVEEVSILALEKRIGLWNAIEEEILLKTEMV; translated from the coding sequence ATGAATATTGAAACTATAAACAATAGCATTCAACCACAAAAAGAACAGCTTTTAAAACATTCACTATATAGCAAAATCCAAACTATTGATGACTTACACAGTTTTCTAGAAAATCATGTTTTTGCAGTTTGGGATTTCATGTCTCTTTTAAAAGCTTTACAAGCCAAACTTACCTGCACAACAACACCTTGGTTTGCCACTAAAAACCCGGAAACAAGATATTTAATCAATGAAATTGTTCTTGCAGAAGAAACTGATTTAAGCATCGACGGAAGAAGACAAAGTCATTACGAAATGTATCTTGAAGCTATGGAAGACTGTGGTGCAGATACAACAGAAATCAATAAATTTTTAGATTCAGTAAACTCACTTCATAATATTTTTGTTGCGATTAAACAAAGTTCACTTCATCCTGAAATTAAAGCTTTTCTTGATTTTACTTTTAGAGTTATCGAAGAGGGAAAACCGCATCAAATTGCCGCAGCCTTTACTTTTGGAAGAGAAGATCTAATTCCGAGTATGTTTACAGAGATTTTGAAAAACTTTCAAAAGAACCTTCCTGATACTGATTTAAGTAAATTATTGTATTATTTCGAAAGACATATCGAACTTGATGCAGATGAACATGGCCCAATGGCAATGCAGATGATTACAGATTTATGCGAAGATGATACTCAAAAGTGGAAAGAAGTTGAAGAAGTTTCGATTCTAGCTTTAGAAAAACGCATCGGACTCTGGAATGCCATTGAAGAAGAAATTCTCCTAAAAACAGAAATGGTTTAA